The Dama dama isolate Ldn47 chromosome 23, ASM3311817v1, whole genome shotgun sequence genome contains a region encoding:
- the PFDN4 gene encoding prefoldin subunit 4, with the protein MAATMKKAAAEDVNVTFEDQQKINKFARNTSRITELKEEIEVKKKQLQNLEDACEDIMLADDDCLMIPYQIGDVFISHSQEETQEMLEEAKKNLQEEIDALESRVESIQRVLADLKVQLYAKFGSNINLEADES; encoded by the exons ATGGCGGCCACCATGAAGAAGGCG GCTGCAGAAGACGTCAATGTCACTTTTGAAGATCaacaaaagataaacaaatttgCACGGAATACAAGTAGAATCACAGAgctgaaggaagaaatagaagtaaAAAAG AAACAACTACAAAACTTAGAAGATGCCTGTGAGGACATCATgcttgcagatgatgactgcttAATGATACCTTATCAGATCGGCGATGTTTTCATTAGTCATTCTCAAGAAGAAACACAAGAAATGTTAGAAGAAGCCAAG aaaaattTGCAAGAAGAAATTGACGCCTTAGAATCCAGAGTGGAATCAATTCAGCGGGTGTTAGCAGATTTGAAAGTTCAGTTATATGCAAAATTTGGGAGTAACATAAACCTTGAAGCTGATGAAagttaa